In Campylobacter sp. 2014D-0216, the following proteins share a genomic window:
- a CDS encoding ferritin, with amino-acid sequence MLSKEVVALLNEQINKEMYAANLYLSMSSWCYEHSFDGAGAFLFEHAREESDHARKLITYLNETDSKVELKEVKKPDSEFKSLLDVFEKTFEHEQSITASINNLVDFMLSSKDYSTFNFLQWYVSEQHEEEALFRGIVDKIKLISDNGNGLYMADQYIKSLINH; translated from the coding sequence ATGCTTTCAAAAGAAGTAGTGGCTTTATTAAACGAGCAAATCAACAAAGAAATGTATGCAGCAAATTTGTATTTAAGCATGAGCTCATGGTGCTATGAGCATAGTTTTGATGGTGCGGGCGCGTTTTTGTTTGAGCATGCAAGAGAAGAAAGCGATCATGCAAGAAAACTCATCACTTATTTAAACGAAACTGATTCTAAAGTAGAATTAAAAGAAGTAAAAAAACCTGATAGTGAATTTAAATCACTACTTGATGTATTTGAAAAAACTTTCGAGCATGAGCAAAGCATTACTGCTTCTATCAATAATCTCGTTGATTTTATGCTTTCAAGCAAAGATTATTCTACTTTTAACTTCTTACAATGGTACGTAAGCGAACAGCACGAAGAAGAAGCACTTTTTAGAGGCATTGTAGATAAAATCAAACTCATAAGCGACAATGGCAATGGCCTATACATGGCAGATCAATACATCAAAAGCTTGATCAACCATTAA
- a CDS encoding S24 family peptidase — MQMNEITDKLKFILQKEGIKNAKDSDVAKMLNINPDTFYSMKFRNSIPYKQILHFLNERNININAFFYEDSLESNTPSLDLNYNVLKYYDVNASMGGGALNDNVSFSEVIIDEKLSDFFGSKDCDIIPCIGDSMEPEIKDDSLCLIDKSKSFKEGGVFAVNTRDGLFIKQIFKSNKGGVYLHSFNLSYADVHYQNGDFLIVGKVVGTISRI; from the coding sequence ATGCAAATGAATGAAATTACCGATAAACTAAAATTTATACTCCAAAAAGAAGGCATAAAAAACGCCAAAGATTCTGATGTAGCTAAAATGCTAAATATCAACCCCGATACTTTCTATAGTATGAAATTTAGAAATTCCATACCTTATAAACAAATACTTCATTTTCTCAATGAAAGAAATATCAATATCAATGCATTTTTTTATGAAGACTCTCTTGAGAGCAATACTCCTTCACTTGATCTAAACTATAATGTTTTAAAATATTATGATGTTAATGCCTCTATGGGAGGTGGGGCTTTAAATGATAATGTAAGTTTTTCTGAAGTGATTATAGATGAAAAGCTTAGTGATTTTTTTGGCTCTAAAGATTGTGATATCATTCCATGTATAGGAGATAGCATGGAACCTGAAATCAAAGATGATTCTTTGTGTTTAATAGATAAAAGCAAAAGCTTTAAAGAAGGTGGAGTTTTTGCGGTAAATACCCGAGATGGTTTATTTATCAAACAAATTTTTAAAAGTAATAAAGGAGGAGTTTATCTACACTCTTTTAATCTAAGCTATGCAGATGTACATTACCAAAATGGTGATTTTTTAATCGTTGGTAAGGTGGTTGGTACCATTAGTAGAATTTAA
- a CDS encoding multiheme c-type cytochrome: protein MKHNLAKVATFACLALGIGLGTQTFASSEPRTLDGYVAQEDAFFDYLYKNHPIFKYEKEGRLVGKFTHSDRTENWVVNQNGAKFAKEHDLKQASITYRLPYESFLDFPNKFVGPKKCGECHPAQYASWERSRHAKTVRFPHEMEEVGGADGLKKPMYNSQATILPDGIYPNDVYALIGTPRTKYGFIDRWLVRGTYHVEDGNLSDLSGKLTAGGNQFSRLWSEFLTPEMAQKIAAFAPGFPTKMEDFGGNGSQVWGTNSYAATYKEKAVFQPATAYCETCHTFKFDFKSKEEFYKALGNPKELQKHTISKGITCEECHGAGAHLYGARGAGMPSNCERCHQRFSYNETDAKINPRKPFNAYFKSSCPACGTEGAQMYSSAHYDKGMRCNTCHDPHEVTFNDWKSGYTKTKLKKTCKDCHETQASFFKKGGIHAKDNCTACHMPNMMSCENFGAVQNPDKGGFDNVRASHIWNIKVDKTAKTLNPPEGKERSPKVSGWTIARDDEGRFFLDLMWSCGRTSFSDINLMGPGASGCHSPVQSTLPEKLHFSNQEMIYDKVMQWQNPVKEGYEKIRQGIANIDKTFAEKTKLSVEQKSKVLSLTNQAQAIADRLEKDGSWGVHGPAYSKKIIEEALIYIQEAQNILNSK, encoded by the coding sequence ATGAAACACAATCTAGCTAAAGTCGCTACTTTTGCTTGTTTGGCTTTGGGCATTGGTTTGGGTACGCAAACTTTTGCTTCTTCAGAGCCTAGAACCCTTGATGGTTACGTGGCTCAAGAAGATGCATTTTTTGACTATCTTTACAAAAACCACCCTATTTTCAAGTATGAAAAAGAAGGTCGTTTAGTGGGTAAATTTACCCATAGCGATAGAACGGAAAATTGGGTTGTTAATCAAAACGGTGCTAAATTTGCAAAAGAACATGATTTAAAACAAGCTTCTATTACGTATCGTTTGCCTTATGAGTCTTTTTTGGATTTTCCAAATAAATTCGTAGGCCCAAAAAAATGTGGTGAATGCCACCCTGCACAGTATGCTTCTTGGGAAAGATCTCGCCATGCTAAAACCGTGCGTTTTCCACACGAAATGGAAGAAGTTGGCGGAGCTGATGGTTTAAAAAAACCTATGTATAATTCTCAAGCTACTATCTTACCTGATGGAATTTACCCTAATGATGTTTATGCACTCATTGGAACTCCAAGAACAAAATACGGCTTTATAGATAGATGGCTTGTGCGTGGAACTTACCATGTTGAAGATGGAAATTTGAGTGATTTAAGTGGTAAATTAACTGCTGGTGGTAATCAATTTTCAAGACTTTGGAGTGAGTTTTTAACACCTGAAATGGCACAAAAAATAGCAGCATTTGCCCCGGGTTTCCCTACCAAAATGGAAGACTTTGGTGGAAATGGTTCTCAAGTTTGGGGGACAAATTCCTATGCTGCAACTTATAAAGAAAAAGCGGTATTTCAACCTGCAACTGCATATTGTGAAACTTGTCACACATTCAAATTTGACTTTAAAAGCAAAGAAGAATTTTACAAAGCCTTAGGCAATCCAAAAGAACTTCAAAAACACACCATTTCAAAAGGTATTACTTGTGAAGAATGCCATGGAGCTGGAGCTCACCTTTATGGTGCAAGAGGTGCGGGTATGCCATCAAACTGTGAAAGATGCCATCAAAGATTTTCTTACAATGAAACTGATGCTAAAATCAATCCTAGAAAACCATTTAATGCATACTTTAAGTCAAGCTGTCCTGCATGTGGAACCGAAGGTGCACAGATGTATTCTTCAGCACACTATGATAAAGGCATGAGATGTAATACTTGCCATGATCCACATGAAGTAACCTTTAATGATTGGAAAAGTGGATATACTAAAACAAAACTTAAAAAAACTTGTAAAGACTGCCATGAAACACAAGCTAGCTTTTTCAAAAAAGGTGGAATTCACGCAAAAGACAATTGTACAGCTTGCCATATGCCAAATATGATGAGTTGCGAAAACTTTGGTGCGGTTCAAAACCCTGACAAAGGCGGTTTTGATAATGTAAGAGCTTCACATATTTGGAATATCAAAGTAGATAAAACCGCAAAAACACTAAATCCACCAGAAGGCAAAGAAAGATCTCCTAAAGTAAGTGGTTGGACTATAGCTAGAGATGATGAGGGTAGATTTTTCCTTGATTTGATGTGGAGTTGTGGTAGAACAAGCTTTAGCGATATCAATCTAATGGGACCTGGTGCAAGTGGTTGCCATAGTCCAGTCCAATCAACTCTGCCTGAAAAACTTCATTTTAGCAATCAAGAAATGATTTATGATAAAGTTATGCAGTGGCAAAACCCTGTTAAAGAAGGCTATGAAAAAATCAGACAAGGCATAGCAAACATTGATAAAACTTTTGCTGAAAAAACTAAACTTTCAGTAGAACAAAAATCAAAAGTCTTAAGCCTAACTAATCAAGCTCAAGCCATAGCTGATAGACTAGAAAAAGATGGATCTTGGGGTGTTCATGGACCTGCTTATTCTAAAAAGATCATAGAAGAAGCGTTGATTTATATCCAAGAAGCACAAAATATCCTAAATAGTAAATAA
- a CDS encoding rhodanese-like domain-containing protein produces MKNLITRFFIVFFALFTPSGFVFAEANGEIGTIEGVKSISLAQAQAMLDQNNTYFFDVNSEQDRQTNGYIPNSISTYVENWQNLLPQDKNANLVFYGLNRFRFEASQAAAVAIELGYKNSVVMLDGIESWVTSGRKVEKIDTVKWEKAKEIIEFKDTIHSRFKFSNTPSCRDCHAQKDKGIRADIAASKNLINQKCATCHEKASNALAKSAHGVQEFLPNQSTEKKKEKPSCATCHSIHVSPKHSGVYSQKQLVDQKCAQCHKQKTKTFHMTFHGKGMVLSTPGETPSVATCSDCHGKHNILKSTERSSTLSPINRVQTCQSCHPNSNENFVNWMAHADHGDGENYPGLHGAYIFMTILVISVFVFFGAHTILWCLRLIAMRIKYPKEWKEARKAAHEDRVKVRRFTTLHRIQHFFMAASFLGLAFSGLPQKFYDSPWAKPMIDLMGGDIVHAATIHHISAIVMFAVFFSHIGEIIIVNWKRRDVARDPITGKISFIKVLKATFGPDSLMPNLQDLKDMKDHFKWFFGFGPRPQFDRWTYWEKFDYLAVFWGMFIIGISGLVLWFPTFFGKFLPGEAINLATLLHSDEALLATGFIFAIHFFNTHFRADRFPMDMVIFSGSISEEEIKQERSVWYKRLKESGKLSTLYENKNTSKAYQWLAKFVGFAMLFTGLVFLFLMLYTFFNTIL; encoded by the coding sequence TTGAAAAATTTAATTACACGATTTTTTATTGTTTTTTTTGCTCTTTTTACGCCATCAGGATTTGTTTTTGCTGAGGCAAATGGAGAAATAGGAACAATAGAAGGTGTCAAAAGCATTAGTTTAGCTCAAGCTCAAGCAATGCTAGATCAAAATAATACTTATTTTTTTGATGTCAATTCAGAGCAAGATAGACAAACTAATGGTTATATACCTAATTCTATATCAACTTATGTTGAAAATTGGCAAAATTTATTACCACAAGATAAAAATGCAAATTTAGTATTTTATGGTTTAAATCGTTTTAGATTTGAAGCTTCTCAAGCTGCTGCTGTTGCTATAGAACTTGGCTATAAAAACTCTGTTGTAATGCTTGATGGTATTGAATCATGGGTAACATCAGGTAGAAAAGTCGAGAAAATCGACACTGTAAAATGGGAAAAAGCTAAAGAGATTATTGAATTTAAAGATACGATTCATTCAAGATTTAAATTTAGCAACACTCCTTCTTGTCGTGATTGTCACGCGCAAAAAGACAAGGGTATTAGAGCTGATATTGCAGCAAGTAAAAATCTAATTAACCAAAAATGTGCTACTTGCCACGAAAAAGCAAGCAATGCTTTAGCAAAAAGCGCTCATGGGGTGCAAGAATTTCTACCAAATCAAAGCACAGAAAAGAAAAAAGAAAAACCTTCTTGTGCGACTTGCCATTCCATCCATGTTAGTCCAAAGCATTCAGGTGTTTATTCACAAAAGCAATTAGTGGATCAAAAATGCGCACAATGTCATAAACAAAAAACCAAAACATTCCATATGACTTTTCATGGTAAAGGCATGGTATTAAGCACACCAGGGGAAACTCCAAGTGTTGCTACATGTTCTGACTGTCATGGTAAGCACAATATCTTAAAATCTACAGAGAGAAGTTCAACTTTATCTCCTATTAACCGTGTTCAAACTTGTCAATCTTGCCACCCTAATTCAAATGAAAATTTTGTAAATTGGATGGCGCATGCTGATCATGGAGATGGAGAAAACTATCCTGGTTTACATGGTGCTTATATTTTTATGACTATTTTAGTTATCTCTGTGTTTGTTTTCTTTGGTGCTCATACTATACTTTGGTGTTTACGTTTAATTGCTATGCGTATTAAATACCCTAAAGAATGGAAAGAAGCAAGAAAAGCAGCTCATGAAGATAGGGTAAAAGTAAGAAGATTTACCACCTTACATAGAATTCAACATTTCTTTATGGCGGCTAGCTTTTTAGGACTTGCTTTTTCAGGTTTGCCACAAAAATTTTATGACTCACCATGGGCTAAACCTATGATCGATTTAATGGGTGGAGATATCGTTCATGCGGCTACTATACACCATATATCCGCGATTGTAATGTTTGCGGTGTTTTTCTCACACATTGGAGAAATCATCATTGTCAATTGGAAGCGTCGCGATGTAGCAAGAGATCCAATAACCGGAAAAATAAGTTTTATAAAAGTCTTAAAAGCGACCTTTGGTCCTGATTCTTTAATGCCAAATTTACAAGATCTAAAAGATATGAAAGATCATTTTAAATGGTTTTTTGGCTTTGGTCCAAGACCGCAATTTGACCGCTGGACTTATTGGGAGAAATTTGACTATCTAGCAGTATTTTGGGGTATGTTTATCATCGGTATTTCAGGGCTTGTTTTATGGTTTCCTACTTTCTTTGGTAAATTTTTGCCAGGTGAGGCGATCAACCTAGCAACCTTACTTCACTCTGATGAAGCATTGCTTGCTACAGGATTTATTTTTGCAATTCACTTCTTTAATACACATTTTAGAGCAGATCGCTTCCCTATGGATATGGTGATTTTCTCAGGAAGTATAAGCGAAGAAGAAATCAAGCAAGAAAGAAGTGTATGGTATAAACGCTTAAAAGAAAGTGGTAAACTAAGCACTTTATATGAAAACAAAAACACCTCTAAAGCATATCAATGGTTGGCTAAATTTGTCGGTTTTGCGATGTTATTTACTGGCTTAGTGTTTTTGTTTTTAATGCTTTATACTTTCTTTAACACTATCTTATAA
- a CDS encoding SoxW family protein has protein sequence MFKTILLLSLTCVFFIACSKEEKLDSNLISSGTQFSKENSQKAKDLDKKSYKEIAHLFKDNTNIKSDEKNILIIFSANHCIYCDKLKEEIENDKKLQKMIQDQYSSYYINISYKKIHTFYKNHKSDLSTAELSSIYNIVATPTVVILNQNYQTLLNYPGFISAKRLYATMDFLNKSENQKLDEASIAQKLIHYYKDNNI, from the coding sequence ATGTTTAAAACAATACTCTTACTTAGCCTAACTTGTGTTTTTTTTATAGCATGCTCTAAGGAAGAAAAGCTTGATTCTAATTTAATCTCAAGTGGTACGCAATTTTCCAAAGAAAATTCACAAAAAGCAAAAGATTTAGATAAAAAATCTTACAAAGAAATCGCGCATTTATTTAAAGACAATACCAATATCAAAAGCGATGAAAAAAACATCTTAATCATCTTTAGTGCTAATCACTGCATATACTGTGATAAACTAAAAGAAGAAATAGAAAATGACAAAAAATTACAAAAAATGATACAAGATCAATATAGTTCTTATTATATCAATATAAGTTATAAAAAAATTCATACATTTTATAAAAACCACAAAAGCGATCTAAGCACCGCTGAACTTTCTAGTATTTATAATATCGTAGCAACTCCAACGGTTGTAATTTTAAACCAAAACTATCAAACCTTGCTTAATTACCCTGGTTTTATAAGTGCAAAAAGATTATACGCTACTATGGATTTTTTAAATAAAAGTGAAAATCAAAAATTAGATGAAGCAAGCATAGCGCAAAAGCTTATTCATTATTATAAAGACAACAATATTTAA
- the ccsA gene encoding cytochrome c biogenesis protein — translation MRYFFSFAMSFLLMSVYAIACAVATFIENDYGISAAKALVYDNAWFDMLHLLLGLNLAGVIIYKKLLQKKKYASLLLHFSFIMILIGAGLTRYLGLEGGMHIRENQSSNIIATREELIKITDLDTNTSVEFPISFTPLSQKHFQKTFSFDHQKLTVSSINYTAQKDSVTPASLTLNIHYQNQDKNITLNPNFTDKVVTSFYFQNKAFEINWGPRKIELPFALYLEDFILERYLGSMSPSSYTSKIKIIDEKNHIYQNYDIFMNNVLDYGGYRFFQNSYDQDEQGTILSVNKDPGKIPTYIGYTLLILGFLWVLFDKNSRFHRLNAYLKKGQNLTLLTLLFIGLHTPLFAQENKNDILNLISHIQKNSYTHSLNFAKLLIQDHNGRIKPLDTLAMEFIHKITQEDDFLNLHYDQIFLAMMIYPNEFRKIKMISTKTKDLRKLIGTNINEKHIAFDDVFDNGVYKLSNYVEEANRKTPSQRTKLDKDLLALDEKINHAYYIYSGQALTILPDVNEQSLKWFSPVHALPFTKEDIERLQMLLVNYFLQTRNGIENNQWQDANEILQSLKDFQLHYGSKVLPPKERIELEILLNHYNIFDNLTFIYISFSLVFFVLSFYVILKNTTLSSWVYGFFYIILSICVLIHALALIIRWYVGDHAPWSNAYESMVYIAFACAISAVVFFRKSLLALCGASFLAGIALFVAHLGFMDPQIGNLVPVLKSYWLNIHVSIITASYGFLALCFILGILSLILFVLRNQNNHIDKNILKLHCINEMSMIIGLAMLTIGNFLGGVWANESWGRYWGWDPKETWALISIVVYTMVLHLRFIVKTSFIFAFASASILAFYSILMTYFGVNFFLSGLHSYANGDSFNIPIYVYILTMLILILILLAGRKRNIKTPSF, via the coding sequence ATGCGGTATTTTTTTTCTTTTGCAATGAGTTTTTTACTTATGAGTGTTTATGCTATAGCATGTGCTGTGGCAACTTTCATAGAAAATGACTATGGCATTAGTGCAGCTAAAGCTTTAGTTTATGATAATGCTTGGTTTGACATGCTACATTTATTGCTAGGACTTAATTTAGCCGGAGTAATAATCTATAAAAAACTACTACAAAAGAAAAAATACGCGAGTTTACTTTTACATTTTTCTTTTATCATGATACTTATAGGAGCAGGACTTACGCGGTATTTAGGCTTAGAAGGTGGAATGCATATAAGAGAAAACCAAAGTTCTAACATCATAGCCACAAGAGAAGAATTGATAAAAATAACCGATCTTGATACCAATACAAGCGTAGAATTTCCCATCAGTTTTACACCGCTTAGTCAGAAACATTTTCAAAAAACTTTTAGTTTTGACCATCAAAAGCTAACCGTAAGCTCCATTAACTACACTGCGCAAAAAGACTCTGTAACACCTGCGAGCTTAACACTAAATATTCATTATCAAAATCAAGATAAAAATATCACTTTAAATCCAAATTTCACAGACAAGGTGGTAACTTCATTTTATTTTCAAAACAAAGCTTTTGAGATTAACTGGGGTCCAAGAAAAATCGAACTTCCTTTTGCATTGTATTTGGAAGATTTTATACTAGAACGCTACTTAGGCTCTATGAGTCCTTCTTCTTATACTTCAAAAATCAAAATCATAGATGAAAAAAACCACATCTATCAAAACTATGATATTTTTATGAATAATGTTCTTGATTATGGTGGATATAGATTTTTTCAAAACTCATACGATCAAGATGAGCAAGGAACAATACTTTCAGTCAATAAAGATCCTGGAAAAATTCCAACCTATATAGGATATACTTTATTGATCTTAGGATTTTTATGGGTTTTATTTGATAAAAATTCAAGATTTCACCGCCTCAATGCTTATCTTAAAAAAGGACAAAATTTAACATTGCTAACTTTACTCTTTATAGGCTTACATACTCCACTTTTTGCCCAAGAAAATAAAAATGATATTTTAAATTTAATCTCCCATATCCAAAAAAACTCATACACACATTCTTTAAATTTTGCCAAATTACTTATACAAGATCACAATGGAAGGATAAAACCTTTAGATACCTTAGCAATGGAATTTATCCATAAAATCACCCAAGAAGATGATTTTTTAAATTTACACTATGATCAAATCTTTTTAGCCATGATGATTTATCCTAATGAATTTAGAAAAATCAAAATGATCTCTACTAAAACTAAAGACTTAAGAAAACTAATAGGCACAAATATCAATGAAAAACATATTGCATTTGATGATGTTTTTGACAATGGAGTATACAAGCTTAGTAATTATGTCGAAGAAGCTAATCGAAAAACCCCTTCACAACGCACAAAATTAGACAAAGACTTACTCGCCTTGGACGAAAAAATCAACCACGCTTATTATATTTATAGTGGACAAGCTTTAACTATACTACCTGATGTTAACGAGCAAAGTCTAAAATGGTTTTCTCCTGTGCATGCTTTACCTTTTACTAAAGAAGATATTGAGCGCTTACAAATGCTTTTAGTGAATTATTTTTTACAAACTCGCAATGGCATTGAAAACAATCAATGGCAAGATGCAAATGAAATTCTACAATCTCTAAAAGATTTTCAGCTTCACTATGGCAGTAAGGTTTTACCACCAAAAGAAAGAATAGAACTTGAAATACTGCTAAATCACTATAATATTTTCGATAACCTCACCTTTATTTATATCAGTTTTTCACTTGTATTTTTTGTTTTGAGTTTTTATGTTATATTAAAAAACACTACTTTATCTTCTTGGGTATATGGATTTTTTTATATTATTTTGAGTATTTGTGTGTTAATACATGCACTAGCTTTAATCATTCGTTGGTATGTAGGCGATCACGCTCCTTGGAGTAATGCTTATGAAAGCATGGTTTACATAGCTTTTGCATGTGCGATAAGTGCTGTGGTGTTTTTTAGAAAATCACTCTTAGCCTTATGTGGAGCAAGTTTTTTAGCAGGGATTGCACTTTTTGTTGCACATCTTGGTTTTATGGATCCACAAATTGGAAATTTAGTTCCTGTTTTAAAATCATATTGGCTTAATATTCATGTGTCTATTATAACAGCAAGTTATGGATTTTTAGCGCTTTGTTTTATACTTGGAATTTTAAGCCTAATCCTTTTTGTCTTAAGAAATCAAAACAATCATATCGATAAAAATATCTTAAAACTGCATTGTATTAATGAAATGTCTATGATTATAGGACTTGCGATGCTTACTATAGGAAATTTCTTAGGTGGAGTATGGGCTAATGAAAGCTGGGGGAGATACTGGGGTTGGGATCCAAAAGAAACTTGGGCTTTAATTTCTATTGTAGTTTATACCATGGTATTACACTTAAGGTTTATTGTTAAAACTAGTTTTATTTTTGCTTTTGCAAGTGCTAGTATTTTGGCATTTTATAGCATATTAATGACTTATTTTGGAGTAAATTTTTTCCTTTCTGGCTTACATTCTTATGCCAATGGAGATAGTTTTAATATACCTATTTATGTTTATATCTTAACAATGCTCATTTTGATTTTAATACTACTAGCAGGAAGAAAAAGAAATATCAAAACGCCTAGTTTTTAA
- the lpxD gene encoding UDP-3-O-(3-hydroxymyristoyl)glucosamine N-acyltransferase → MKISEIAKFLGIEYCGDDIEITALNSLNNASFTELSYCDGEKNSKKIASSGAGAILVSKEFENLVSKDCIKLVVDNPHLSFALLSKLFAKPLIASEKKQSHIAKSAKIMPNVYIGENVQIADHVVIMAGAYIGDNVSIGEHTVIHPNVVIYNDTKIGKKCHLLANCVIGSDGFGYAHTKNGEHYKIYHNGNVILEDFVEIGACTTIDRAVFESTIIKQGTKIDNLVQVGHNCEIGENCLIVAQSGISGSSILGKNVIMGGQSATSGHLEIGDFATIAARGGVTKSLEGARVYGGFPIMLQKDWLKLQAKIISAYRDKHE, encoded by the coding sequence ATGAAAATTAGTGAAATTGCTAAATTTTTAGGCATAGAGTATTGCGGAGATGATATAGAGATTACAGCTTTGAATTCTTTGAATAATGCAAGTTTTACCGAGCTTAGCTATTGTGATGGAGAAAAAAATTCTAAAAAAATAGCTAGTAGTGGAGCAGGGGCTATATTGGTATCTAAAGAATTTGAAAATTTGGTTTCAAAAGATTGCATTAAATTAGTCGTTGATAACCCACATTTATCCTTTGCACTTTTAAGCAAACTTTTTGCTAAGCCTTTGATTGCTAGTGAAAAAAAACAATCTCACATTGCTAAAAGTGCCAAAATCATGCCAAATGTTTATATAGGTGAAAATGTCCAAATAGCTGATCATGTGGTGATAATGGCAGGGGCTTATATAGGGGATAATGTAAGTATAGGCGAGCATACTGTCATTCATCCTAATGTTGTGATTTATAATGATACTAAAATTGGTAAAAAATGTCATTTGTTAGCAAATTGTGTTATAGGTAGTGATGGTTTTGGTTATGCTCATACAAAAAATGGTGAACATTATAAAATTTACCACAATGGCAATGTTATTTTGGAAGATTTTGTGGAAATCGGTGCTTGTACGACAATTGATAGAGCAGTTTTTGAAAGCACTATCATCAAGCAAGGTACTAAGATAGACAATCTTGTTCAAGTAGGGCATAATTGTGAGATTGGAGAAAATTGTCTTATTGTAGCACAAAGTGGAATTTCAGGTTCGAGTATTTTGGGTAAAAATGTCATCATGGGTGGACAAAGTGCTACAAGTGGTCATTTAGAAATAGGAGATTTTGCTACCATAGCAGCAAGAGGTGGGGTAACTAAAAGCCTTGAGGGTGCTAGAGTGTATGGTGGTTTTCCTATTATGCTTCAAAAAGATTGGTTGAAACTTCAGGCAAAAATTATTTCAGCTTATAGGGATAAACATGAGTAA
- the ilvN gene encoding acetolactate synthase small subunit has protein sequence MKRRVISVIVLNEHGVLSRVVGLFSGRGYNIESLTVAPLDDKDFSRINIVTLGDEKVFEQIIKQLHKLIPTYKVIDSSDFIEKETALVKIALSENFAGLDAILKAYNGSVTYSDDECIIVMACDDACNIDNFLKTMKKYNPISVVRSGSILMEVK, from the coding sequence ATGAAAAGAAGGGTGATTTCAGTTATCGTGCTAAATGAACACGGGGTGTTATCGCGTGTAGTTGGTCTTTTTTCAGGAAGAGGTTATAATATAGAATCTCTCACCGTGGCTCCACTTGATGATAAGGATTTTTCGAGGATAAACATCGTTACTTTAGGCGATGAAAAAGTTTTCGAGCAAATTATCAAGCAGTTGCATAAGCTCATACCTACTTATAAGGTGATTGATTCAAGTGATTTTATAGAAAAAGAAACAGCATTGGTTAAAATCGCATTAAGTGAAAATTTTGCAGGATTGGATGCTATATTAAAAGCTTACAATGGTAGTGTAACTTATAGTGATGATGAATGTATTATTGTGATGGCGTGTGATGATGCTTGTAATATTGATAACTTTTTAAAAACCATGAAAAAGTATAATCCCATAAGTGTAGTAAGAAGTGGTTCTATTTTAATGGAGGTAAAATGA